A genomic region of Candidatus Methylomirabilota bacterium contains the following coding sequences:
- a CDS encoding electron transfer flavoprotein subunit alpha/FixB family protein: MAGAFWSVVEDDRQGNPKKVMAEVLGEAGRLAAKAGGQAEAVWLTDKANDAGLKQLGEWGAKRVLLLEGAAFAPYRGEVWAAALADLAGKESPKALFAPVSTRMRELMARLAARLGAGLSADSTALAVDGDRLVATRPVYSGKLLAKMTWAKTPWLATLRPNVFRPGDAQPGAAPQVDKPSVTAAEAALKFVERREESATGLPELTEAEIVVSGGRGLKGPENFVILENLAKVIGAAVGASRAAVDAGWRPHRFQIGQTGRTISPKLYLGFGISGAIQHLAGMRTSKVICAINKDPEAPIFKIADYGIVGDLFEVAPLLTEEFKKLLEK, encoded by the coding sequence ATGGCAGGCGCGTTCTGGAGCGTGGTCGAGGACGATCGGCAGGGCAACCCGAAGAAGGTCATGGCCGAGGTGCTGGGCGAGGCGGGGCGGCTCGCCGCCAAGGCCGGCGGCCAAGCCGAGGCGGTATGGCTCACCGACAAGGCGAACGACGCGGGACTCAAGCAGCTCGGGGAGTGGGGCGCCAAGCGTGTGCTCCTGCTCGAGGGGGCGGCCTTCGCCCCGTATCGCGGCGAGGTGTGGGCGGCGGCGCTGGCCGATCTCGCGGGCAAGGAGTCGCCGAAGGCCCTCTTTGCCCCCGTGAGCACGCGCATGCGCGAGCTGATGGCGCGGCTGGCCGCGCGGCTGGGGGCCGGCCTCTCCGCCGACTCCACCGCGCTCGCGGTGGACGGGGATCGCCTCGTGGCGACGCGGCCCGTCTACTCGGGCAAGCTCCTCGCCAAGATGACGTGGGCGAAGACGCCGTGGCTCGCCACGCTGCGGCCCAACGTGTTCCGCCCGGGAGACGCGCAGCCCGGCGCCGCGCCGCAGGTCGACAAGCCCAGCGTGACGGCCGCGGAGGCCGCGCTCAAGTTCGTGGAGCGGCGCGAGGAGTCGGCCACCGGCCTGCCCGAGCTCACCGAGGCCGAGATCGTGGTCTCGGGCGGGCGCGGCCTCAAGGGGCCGGAGAACTTCGTGATCCTCGAGAACCTCGCCAAGGTGATCGGCGCCGCGGTGGGCGCCTCGCGCGCGGCGGTGGATGCCGGGTGGCGGCCGCATCGCTTCCAGATCGGGCAGACCGGCCGGACCATCTCGCCGAAGCTCTACCTCGGGTTCGGGATCTCCGGCGCCATCCAGCACCTGGCCGGCATGCGCACGTCCAAGGTGATCTGCGCCATCAACAAGGATCCCGAGGCGCCGATCTTCAAGATCGCGGACTATGGCATCGTGGGCGACCTCTTCGAGGTCGCCCCGCTCCTGACCGAAGAGTTCAAGAAGCTCCTGGAGAAATAA
- a CDS encoding GntR family transcriptional regulator, whose translation MRSRVPRYHQIAQSLRERMAGGALAPGARLDNQRRLAQEYGVTLMTLRQALEVLERDGLIARRHGLGTFVASRSVDYDILSLRTFAGDLSARGEDVTTRFLRAQFEPADREVARALGVRPRQRVFALERLRLVAGRPTSFQASYLAAALGEDVEKADLRVTPLRQVLSFKLGIEITAARETVSAVPLAARAARELGCRVGAPAFQSDRTSFAADGTPIVYDRVFIPGDRFRITRDLHYDQINGSEGPEEIES comes from the coding sequence GTGAGGAGCCGGGTACCCCGGTACCACCAGATCGCGCAGAGTCTCCGCGAGCGCATGGCCGGCGGCGCGCTGGCGCCCGGCGCGCGGCTCGACAATCAGCGCCGGCTTGCCCAGGAGTACGGCGTGACGCTGATGACGCTGCGCCAGGCCCTCGAGGTGCTGGAGCGCGATGGCCTCATCGCGCGGCGCCACGGGCTGGGGACCTTCGTGGCGAGCCGCTCCGTGGACTACGACATCCTGTCCCTCCGCACCTTTGCGGGGGATCTCTCGGCGCGGGGCGAGGACGTGACCACGCGCTTCCTCCGCGCTCAGTTCGAGCCGGCCGATCGTGAAGTCGCGCGCGCCCTGGGCGTGCGGCCCCGCCAGCGCGTGTTCGCGCTCGAGCGGCTGCGCCTCGTGGCGGGGCGGCCCACGAGCTTCCAGGCCTCCTACCTCGCGGCCGCCCTCGGCGAGGACGTTGAAAAGGCCGATCTGCGCGTCACCCCGCTCCGGCAGGTGTTGTCCTTCAAGCTCGGCATCGAGATCACCGCCGCGCGGGAGACCGTCTCCGCGGTGCCGCTCGCCGCGCGGGCCGCGCGCGAGCTCGGCTGCCGCGTCGGCGCGCCGGCTTTTCAGTCGGACCGGACGTCGTTCGCGGCGGACGGCACCCCCATCGTCTATGACCGCGTGTTCATCCCGGGCGATCGGTTCCGGATCACCCGCGACCTGCACTACGACCAGATCAACGGCAGCGAGGGCCCAGAGGAGATCGAGTCTTGA
- a CDS encoding acyl-CoA dehydrogenase family protein, which yields MDFALTDDQQAVRTLARDFAEAEIAPVIREFDEKHEFPHAILARLAATGLLGALVPEEYGGAALDYVSYAIAVEELNRVDGSVGITMWAHNSLCTNHITLFGSPEQKRTYLPGLASGRTLGAWGLTEPGSGSDAAAMKTRAVRDGGDWVLNGTKAFITNAGVAQVAVVMAVTDPARGKKGISAFILEKGMAGFSSGAPYRKLGLHASNTAELILDNVRVPAANLLGEEGMGFVNTMQVLEGGRIAMAAMAVGLAQGALDQALRYMKQRSAFGQTLAEFNGLQGMIAEIGTEVEAARLLTLRAASLKDAGKPAKVAASMAKVFASEVAMKAATKALQIHGGAGYITEFPIERIFRDAKLTEIGEGTSEIQRMVIARSILDLR from the coding sequence ATGGACTTCGCCCTCACCGACGACCAGCAGGCTGTCCGCACCCTCGCCCGGGACTTCGCCGAGGCGGAGATCGCGCCCGTCATCCGGGAGTTCGACGAGAAGCACGAGTTCCCCCACGCCATCCTCGCCCGGCTCGCCGCCACCGGGCTCCTGGGCGCGCTGGTCCCGGAGGAGTACGGCGGCGCCGCCCTGGACTACGTCTCCTACGCCATCGCGGTGGAGGAGCTCAATCGCGTGGACGGCTCCGTGGGCATCACCATGTGGGCGCACAACTCCCTCTGCACCAACCACATCACGCTGTTCGGCTCGCCGGAGCAGAAGCGGACGTATCTCCCCGGGCTCGCCAGCGGCCGGACGCTGGGCGCGTGGGGGCTCACCGAGCCCGGCTCCGGCTCGGACGCCGCCGCGATGAAGACGCGCGCCGTCCGCGACGGCGGCGACTGGGTGCTCAACGGCACCAAGGCCTTCATCACCAACGCGGGGGTGGCCCAGGTCGCGGTGGTGATGGCGGTGACCGACCCCGCCCGCGGCAAGAAGGGCATCTCCGCCTTCATCCTCGAGAAGGGCATGGCCGGTTTCAGCTCGGGAGCGCCGTACCGGAAGCTCGGCCTGCACGCCTCCAACACCGCCGAGCTGATCCTCGACAACGTCCGCGTGCCCGCCGCCAATCTCCTCGGCGAGGAGGGCATGGGCTTCGTCAATACCATGCAGGTGCTGGAAGGCGGTCGAATCGCCATGGCCGCGATGGCGGTGGGCCTGGCCCAGGGCGCGCTGGACCAGGCGTTGCGCTACATGAAGCAGCGGAGCGCGTTCGGCCAGACCCTGGCGGAATTCAACGGGCTCCAGGGGATGATCGCCGAGATCGGCACCGAGGTGGAGGCGGCTCGGCTGCTTACCCTCCGCGCGGCGTCGCTGAAGGACGCGGGCAAGCCGGCCAAGGTGGCGGCCTCCATGGCCAAGGTCTTCGCGTCCGAGGTGGCCATGAAGGCGGCCACCAAGGCCTTGCAGATCCACGGCGGCGCGGGCTACATCACGGAGTTCCCCATCGAGCGCATCTTCCGCGACGCCAAGCTCACCGAGATCGGCGAAGGCACCTCCGAGATTCAGCGGATGGTCATCGCGCGGTCGATTCTCGATCTCCGCTGA
- a CDS encoding acyl-CoA dehydrogenase has product MHLELTDEQQAIRSVARDFAEKEVRPIAEAIDREARFPKETVRRMGELGLMGIFIPEECGGSGGDAVAYSLAVEELARVCASHAVIMSVNNSLYCEPVLKFGTPEQRQHFLAPYAAGQKLGCFSLTEPEAGSDATNQHVVARREGDQYVIDGRKIFVTNGREADAALVFAQTDRSKKSHGISAFLVEKGTPGFTVVKTEAKLGIRASDTAELLFEGCRVPAAQRLGAEGEGFKVAMTAIDGGRIGIAAQALGIAVGAYELSVAYARERKSFGVPIGQHQMVQWMLADMATSIEAGRLLIQRAAALKDARQPFATQAAMAKLFCAESAMKIATDAVQVHGGYGFIKEYQVERYFRDAKITQIYEGTSQIQKLVIARHLLSE; this is encoded by the coding sequence ATGCATCTAGAGCTCACGGACGAACAGCAAGCCATCCGGTCCGTCGCGCGCGACTTCGCGGAGAAGGAGGTGCGCCCGATCGCGGAGGCCATCGACCGCGAGGCGCGCTTCCCGAAGGAGACCGTGCGCCGCATGGGCGAGCTCGGACTCATGGGCATCTTCATCCCCGAGGAGTGCGGCGGCAGCGGCGGGGACGCCGTGGCCTACTCGCTGGCCGTGGAGGAGCTGGCCCGGGTCTGCGCTTCGCACGCCGTGATCATGTCGGTGAACAACTCGCTCTACTGCGAGCCGGTGCTGAAGTTCGGCACGCCGGAGCAGAGGCAGCACTTCCTGGCGCCCTACGCGGCCGGGCAGAAGCTCGGTTGCTTCTCCTTGACCGAGCCGGAGGCCGGCTCCGACGCCACCAATCAGCACGTGGTCGCCCGCCGCGAAGGCGATCAGTACGTCATCGACGGGCGGAAGATCTTCGTGACCAACGGCCGGGAGGCCGACGCCGCCCTCGTCTTCGCCCAGACCGACCGGAGCAAGAAGAGCCACGGCATCAGCGCCTTCCTCGTCGAGAAGGGCACACCCGGGTTCACCGTGGTGAAGACCGAGGCGAAGCTGGGCATCCGCGCCTCCGATACGGCGGAGTTGCTCTTCGAGGGCTGCCGCGTGCCGGCCGCCCAGCGCCTCGGCGCGGAGGGCGAGGGCTTCAAGGTCGCCATGACCGCCATCGACGGGGGCCGCATCGGCATTGCCGCGCAGGCCCTCGGCATCGCGGTGGGCGCGTACGAGTTGTCGGTGGCCTACGCGCGCGAGCGCAAGAGCTTCGGCGTGCCCATCGGGCAGCACCAGATGGTCCAGTGGATGCTCGCGGACATGGCGACGTCCATCGAGGCCGGGCGCCTGCTGATTCAGCGCGCCGCCGCCCTCAAGGACGCCCGGCAGCCCTTCGCGACCCAGGCCGCGATGGCCAAGCTCTTCTGCGCGGAGTCGGCCATGAAGATCGCCACCGACGCGGTGCAGGTGCACGGCGGCTACGGGTTCATCAAGGAGTATCAGGTCGAGCGCTATTTCCGGGACGCCAAGATCACCCAGATCTACGAGGGGACGTCGCAGATCCAGAAGCTCGTGATCGCGCGGCACCTGCTCAGCGAGTGA
- a CDS encoding cobalamin B12-binding domain-containing protein: MTERKVRVIVAKPGLDGHDRGAKIVARALRDGGFEVIYTGLHQTPEQIVATAIQEDVDAIGLSVLSGAHNYLFARVLELLREKGAEDIVVFGGGIIPAEDIASLKALGVKELFTPGASTQDIVRFVRENIRAAV; this comes from the coding sequence ATGACCGAGCGAAAAGTGCGCGTCATCGTCGCCAAGCCGGGCCTCGACGGGCACGACCGCGGCGCCAAGATCGTGGCCCGCGCCCTGCGCGACGGCGGCTTCGAGGTCATCTACACGGGTCTCCACCAGACCCCCGAGCAGATCGTCGCCACCGCCATCCAGGAGGACGTGGACGCCATCGGGCTCAGCGTGCTCTCGGGCGCCCATAACTATCTCTTCGCGCGGGTGCTCGAGCTGCTGCGCGAGAAGGGCGCCGAGGACATCGTGGTGTTTGGCGGCGGGATCATCCCCGCGGAGGACATCGCGTCCCTCAAGGCTTTGGGCGTCAAGGAGCTGTTCACCCCGGGCGCCTCGACCCAGGACATCGTGCGCTTCGTGCGCGAGAACATCCGCGCCGCCGTCTAG
- a CDS encoding electron transfer flavoprotein subunit beta/FixA family protein, protein MKILVMVKQVPDTATQVKISADPKAIETTGITWIVSPYDEFAVEEALRIKEKRGQGEVVAVSLGPDRVKEALRSCLAMGADRAIHLLDGAWNGADTLTTARALAALLKQEAPGLAIFGRQAIDDDMGAVAAQTAELLGWPCASWIMEEAVDAGGSSVRVARQVEGGLEVFDLPLPAVVSAQKGLNEPRYPTLKGIMGAKKKEIKDVKAADLGIAVEPPALTVVTLEPLPARPPGRIIQGEAADAAKELVRALREDAKAI, encoded by the coding sequence TTGAAGATTCTCGTGATGGTGAAGCAGGTGCCGGACACGGCCACCCAGGTGAAGATCAGCGCCGATCCCAAGGCCATCGAGACTACCGGGATCACGTGGATCGTCTCCCCCTACGACGAGTTCGCGGTGGAGGAGGCGCTCCGGATCAAGGAGAAGCGCGGCCAGGGCGAGGTCGTGGCGGTGTCGCTCGGCCCGGACCGCGTCAAGGAAGCGCTGCGCTCGTGCCTGGCCATGGGCGCGGACCGCGCCATTCATCTACTCGACGGAGCCTGGAACGGCGCCGACACGCTGACCACGGCCCGCGCGCTCGCCGCGCTGCTCAAGCAGGAAGCGCCGGGCCTGGCCATCTTCGGCCGCCAGGCCATCGACGACGACATGGGCGCGGTGGCCGCCCAGACCGCGGAGCTGCTCGGCTGGCCCTGCGCGTCCTGGATCATGGAGGAAGCGGTGGACGCGGGCGGCAGCAGCGTGCGCGTGGCGCGCCAGGTGGAAGGCGGCCTCGAGGTCTTCGATCTGCCGCTGCCCGCGGTGGTGTCGGCCCAGAAGGGGCTCAACGAGCCCCGGTACCCGACGCTGAAGGGGATCATGGGCGCCAAGAAGAAGGAGATCAAGGACGTGAAGGCGGCCGATCTCGGCATCGCCGTCGAGCCGCCCGCCCTCACCGTGGTGACCCTCGAGCCGCTGCCCGCGCGGCCGCCCGGCCGGATCATCCAGGGCGAGGCCGCCGACGCCGCCAAAGAACTGGTTCGTGCCCTTCGCGAAGACGCGAAGGCCATCTAA
- the trpD gene encoding anthranilate phosphoribosyltransferase, whose protein sequence is MTSPIITEAVRALVDRRDLSRIEAAAAMEAIMSGAATNAQIAAFLTALRMKGEIVEELIGFAQVMRQKVVKVRTHDGDVVGATGTDREMLIDTCGTGGDASGTFNVSTATAFVAAGAGVKVAKHGNRSVSSLCGSADVVETLGVNLELGPAQVARCLDEVGIGFLYAPLLHTAMKHVMAARREMGVRTVFNMLGPLTNPAGANAQLIGVYSAALTEPLARVLAELGTRRALVVHGADGLDEITTTGDTQIAEAREGVVRTSQLRPEDFGVPRATLRELQGGDREENAQIIRGILAGETGPRRDIVLVNAAAALVVGGKAQDFKDGVAMAAASVDSGAAARKLGELAALSHRLAPARDA, encoded by the coding sequence ATGACCAGCCCGATCATCACCGAAGCGGTTCGCGCCCTCGTCGATCGCCGCGACCTCAGCCGCATCGAGGCGGCGGCGGCGATGGAGGCCATCATGTCGGGGGCCGCCACCAATGCCCAGATCGCCGCGTTCCTCACCGCCCTCCGCATGAAGGGGGAGATCGTCGAGGAGCTCATCGGCTTCGCTCAGGTCATGCGGCAGAAGGTGGTCAAGGTACGGACGCACGACGGCGACGTCGTCGGCGCCACCGGAACCGATCGAGAAATGTTGATCGACACATGTGGGACCGGCGGCGACGCCTCCGGCACCTTCAACGTCTCGACCGCCACCGCGTTCGTCGCCGCGGGCGCCGGGGTGAAGGTGGCCAAGCACGGCAACCGCTCGGTGTCATCCCTCTGCGGGTCTGCCGACGTGGTGGAAACCCTCGGGGTCAATCTCGAGCTGGGTCCGGCCCAGGTCGCCCGGTGCCTCGACGAGGTCGGCATCGGCTTCCTCTACGCCCCGCTCCTGCACACGGCCATGAAGCACGTGATGGCGGCGCGACGCGAGATGGGCGTGCGGACCGTGTTCAACATGCTGGGGCCCCTGACCAATCCCGCCGGCGCCAACGCCCAGCTCATCGGCGTCTACTCGGCCGCGCTCACCGAGCCGCTGGCGCGCGTGCTCGCCGAGCTCGGCACGCGGCGCGCGCTCGTGGTGCACGGCGCCGACGGCCTCGACGAGATCACCACCACCGGCGACACCCAGATCGCCGAGGCGCGCGAGGGTGTGGTGCGGACGTCGCAACTGCGGCCCGAGGACTTCGGGGTGCCCCGCGCGACACTGCGCGAGCTCCAGGGCGGCGACCGGGAGGAGAACGCGCAGATCATCCGCGGGATCCTCGCGGGCGAGACGGGGCCGCGGCGCGACATCGTGCTCGTGAACGCCGCCGCGGCGCTGGTCGTGGGCGGCAAGGCGCAGGACTTCAAGGACGGAGTGGCGATGGCCGCCGCCTCCGTGGATTCCGGCGCCGCCGCGCGCAAGCTCGGCGAGCTCGCGGCGCTGTCGCATCGTCTGGCTCCCGCGCGGGACGCCTGA
- a CDS encoding methylmalonyl-CoA mutase family protein: MATDKDRWSQRTYGPYVAKAPERLPRHETLSGIPVEPVYTPEDLAGWRYDERLGYPGEFPFTRGPYPSMYRGRLWTMRMFAGFGRPEDTNARFKYLLEQGQTGLSTAFDMPALMGYDADHPRARGEVGKEGVSISTLADFEILFRDIPLDRVTTSMTINCTASVALAMYLALAEKQGVSWDRIGGTMQNDMLKEFIAQKEWISPPDSAVRIVVDTIEFCARHVPRFNPVSISGYHIREAGSTAVQELAFTLADGFAYVDAAIRRGLEVDDFAPRLSFFFDIHNDFFEEIAKLRAARRIWATVMRNRFGATKAESMRLRTHTQTAGVSATAQQPLNNVARVAIQALAAVLGGAQSLHTNSFDEVLALPTEDAVTVALRTQQIIAEESGVPLTVDPLGGSYYLEKLTDEMETRAMKYIRHIDELGGMVAAIDHGYPQREIADAAYRYQLMDDRGEKTVVGVNKYVMAEERPLPILKIDDAIEREQVERVGRLKAARDAAKVERRLKQLAEACRNGGNVMPVLVDAVKDYVSLGEISDVYRQVFGLYREPIIF, from the coding sequence ATGGCCACGGACAAGGATCGCTGGAGCCAGAGAACCTACGGGCCGTATGTCGCGAAGGCGCCCGAGCGGCTGCCGCGCCACGAGACGCTGTCGGGCATCCCGGTGGAGCCGGTCTACACCCCCGAGGATCTCGCGGGCTGGCGTTACGACGAGCGCCTCGGCTATCCGGGCGAGTTCCCGTTCACCCGCGGGCCCTACCCCTCCATGTACCGGGGACGCCTCTGGACGATGCGGATGTTCGCCGGCTTCGGCCGCCCCGAGGACACCAACGCCCGCTTCAAGTATCTCCTCGAGCAGGGGCAGACCGGGCTCAGTACCGCGTTCGACATGCCGGCGCTGATGGGGTACGACGCCGATCATCCGCGCGCGCGGGGCGAGGTGGGCAAGGAAGGCGTGTCGATCTCGACGCTTGCCGACTTCGAGATCCTGTTCCGCGACATCCCGCTCGATCGGGTCACCACGTCGATGACGATCAACTGCACGGCCTCGGTGGCGCTGGCCATGTACCTCGCTCTCGCCGAGAAGCAGGGCGTGTCGTGGGACCGGATCGGCGGGACCATGCAGAACGACATGCTGAAGGAGTTCATCGCCCAGAAGGAGTGGATCTCGCCGCCGGACTCCGCGGTGCGCATCGTGGTGGACACCATCGAGTTCTGCGCCCGCCACGTGCCGCGCTTCAACCCTGTGTCGATCTCCGGCTACCACATTCGCGAGGCGGGCTCCACCGCAGTGCAGGAGCTGGCCTTCACCCTCGCCGACGGCTTCGCGTACGTGGACGCGGCGATCCGGCGCGGGCTCGAGGTGGACGACTTCGCCCCCCGGCTGTCCTTCTTCTTCGACATCCACAACGACTTCTTCGAGGAGATCGCCAAGCTCCGCGCGGCCCGGCGCATCTGGGCCACCGTCATGCGGAACCGCTTCGGGGCGACGAAGGCGGAGTCCATGCGCCTCCGCACCCACACCCAGACCGCCGGGGTGTCGGCGACCGCGCAGCAGCCCCTCAACAACGTGGCGCGAGTGGCCATCCAGGCCCTCGCCGCCGTGCTGGGCGGCGCCCAGTCGCTCCACACCAACTCCTTCGACGAGGTGCTGGCCCTCCCCACCGAGGACGCGGTGACGGTGGCGCTGCGGACCCAGCAGATCATCGCCGAGGAGTCGGGGGTGCCGCTGACCGTCGACCCGCTGGGTGGCTCCTACTACCTCGAGAAGCTCACCGACGAGATGGAGACACGCGCGATGAAGTACATCCGTCACATCGACGAGCTCGGCGGCATGGTGGCCGCCATCGATCACGGGTACCCGCAGCGCGAGATCGCCGACGCCGCCTATCGCTATCAGCTCATGGATGATCGCGGCGAGAAGACCGTGGTCGGCGTGAACAAGTACGTGATGGCCGAGGAGCGGCCGCTCCCCATCCTCAAGATCGACGACGCCATCGAGCGCGAGCAGGTCGAGCGGGTCGGCCGGCTGAAGGCGGCGCGTGACGCCGCCAAGGTCGAGCGCCGGCTCAAGCAGCTCGCGGAGGCGTGCCGCAACGGCGGGAACGTGATGCCGGTCCTGGTGGACGCGGTGAAGGACTACGTCTCGCTCGGCGAGATCTCGGACGTGTACCGGCAGGTGTTCGGGCTCTATCGTGAGCCCATCATCTTCTAG
- a CDS encoding branched-chain amino acid aminotransferase, which translates to MTMDPIRISKATTLKKKPKDGELGFGQIFTDHMFLADFQEEKGWYDPRIEPYGPLPLDPAAAVLHYAQAVFDGLKAFRGVDGTVRLFRPQKHIERMNNSAKRMSIPLLDPDLALRSIVELVRMDRDWVPSTIGTSIYVRPVILASEAFLGVRPAKSYIYYVILSPVGAYYPEGMAPVKIRVEEKYVRAVDGGLGGAKTGANYAASLMAGEEAKHEGFTQVLWLDGVHRKYIDEVGTMNIMVKIGGEVITPALGGTILPGVTRDSVLTLLRDWGIKATERQISIDEVIEAYKAGRLEEVYGTGTAAVISPVGELAYRGEKMTINGGRIGPLTQRLYDAIVGIQYGKNPDPHRWTVEV; encoded by the coding sequence ATGACGATGGACCCCATTCGCATCAGCAAGGCGACGACGCTCAAGAAGAAGCCCAAGGACGGTGAGCTCGGTTTTGGCCAGATCTTCACCGACCACATGTTCCTGGCCGACTTCCAGGAGGAGAAGGGCTGGTACGATCCGCGGATCGAGCCCTACGGCCCGCTGCCCCTCGACCCCGCGGCGGCGGTGCTGCACTACGCCCAGGCGGTGTTCGACGGCCTCAAGGCGTTTCGGGGCGTCGACGGGACCGTGCGCCTGTTCCGGCCCCAGAAGCACATCGAGCGCATGAACAACTCCGCCAAGCGGATGAGCATCCCGCTCCTCGACCCGGACCTGGCGCTGCGCTCGATCGTCGAGCTGGTGCGGATGGACCGCGACTGGGTCCCCAGCACCATCGGCACCTCGATCTACGTGCGCCCGGTGATCCTGGCCAGCGAGGCCTTCCTCGGGGTGCGGCCGGCCAAGTCGTATATCTACTACGTCATCCTCTCGCCGGTGGGCGCCTACTATCCGGAGGGCATGGCGCCGGTGAAGATCCGCGTGGAAGAGAAATACGTGCGCGCGGTGGACGGCGGCCTCGGCGGCGCCAAGACCGGAGCGAACTACGCGGCCAGCCTCATGGCGGGCGAGGAGGCCAAGCACGAGGGCTTCACCCAGGTGCTGTGGCTGGACGGCGTGCACCGGAAGTACATCGACGAGGTCGGCACCATGAACATCATGGTGAAGATCGGCGGCGAGGTGATCACGCCGGCGCTGGGCGGCACCATCCTGCCCGGCGTCACTCGCGACTCGGTGCTCACCCTGCTGCGCGACTGGGGCATCAAGGCCACCGAACGCCAGATCTCCATCGACGAGGTGATCGAGGCGTACAAAGCCGGGCGCCTCGAAGAGGTGTACGGGACCGGCACCGCCGCGGTGATCTCGCCGGTGGGGGAGCTCGCCTACCGGGGCGAGAAGATGACGATCAACGGCGGGCGCATCGGGCCCTTGACCCAGCGGCTATACGACGCCATCGTGGGCATCCAATACGGCAAGAATCCCGATCCGCACCGGTGGACGGTCGAGGTCTAG
- a CDS encoding enoyl-CoA hydratase/isomerase family protein, with the protein MTDSPVRYEVKSGVATITLNRPAVLNALDLPLTVALADAAERAAADPAVWVAVVRGAGRAFSSGMDRKALSAGQVSEAFFRNWVRALNCLEDMPKLSVAVLHGYSIGGGLQLAVACDVRLAARDAIIGLGATQHGLVPDGSILRLARLIGLGRAKELTLLNDHISPEAALAMGLVNWVVPTEELDAELTRIVEKAFHASRTATGHAKRLLHASFHEDPRAFIEDVLRAQAECMDSWEIREANRAWDERREARFYPPPAPEAP; encoded by the coding sequence ATGACCGATTCCCCGGTGCGGTACGAGGTGAAGAGCGGCGTGGCGACGATCACGCTGAATCGTCCCGCCGTGCTCAACGCCCTCGATCTGCCGCTCACCGTCGCGCTGGCCGACGCCGCCGAGCGGGCGGCGGCGGACCCGGCGGTGTGGGTGGCGGTGGTCCGGGGCGCCGGGCGCGCGTTTTCGTCCGGCATGGATCGCAAGGCCCTGTCCGCCGGCCAGGTGAGCGAGGCCTTCTTCCGGAACTGGGTGCGCGCGCTGAACTGTCTCGAGGACATGCCCAAGCTCTCGGTCGCCGTGCTGCACGGCTACTCGATCGGGGGCGGCCTTCAGCTCGCGGTGGCGTGCGACGTGCGCCTGGCCGCGCGCGATGCCATCATCGGGCTCGGCGCCACCCAGCACGGCCTCGTCCCCGACGGCTCCATCCTGCGCCTGGCCCGGCTGATCGGCCTGGGCCGCGCCAAGGAGCTGACGCTGCTGAACGATCACATCAGCCCGGAGGCCGCCCTGGCCATGGGACTGGTGAACTGGGTGGTGCCGACGGAGGAGCTGGACGCCGAGCTGACTCGGATCGTCGAGAAGGCCTTCCACGCCTCGCGCACCGCCACCGGCCACGCCAAGCGCCTGCTCCACGCCTCGTTCCACGAAGACCCGCGTGCCTTCATCGAGGACGTGCTGCGCGCCCAGGCCGAGTGCATGGATTCGTGGGAGATCCGCGAGGCCAACCGTGCCTGGGACGAGCGGCGGGAAGCGCGCTTCTATCCGCCCCCCGCGCCCGAGGCGCCCTGA
- a CDS encoding HIT family protein: MDCVFCKIRDGQIPSFKIHEDERTLTFMDINPLNSGHCLVAIKAHAATIHEADVEDLKAVMATAKKVAAAIQHGLKPDGLNLLQANGAAAFQSVPHFHLHLIPRWNHDGKGFDWKLVPGNRDQIMKNGERLRELLK; encoded by the coding sequence ATGGACTGCGTCTTCTGCAAGATCCGGGACGGGCAGATTCCGTCGTTCAAGATCCACGAGGACGAGCGCACGCTCACGTTCATGGACATCAACCCCCTGAACTCCGGCCACTGCCTGGTCGCCATCAAGGCGCACGCCGCCACCATTCACGAGGCCGACGTGGAGGACCTCAAGGCGGTGATGGCGACGGCCAAGAAGGTGGCGGCGGCCATCCAGCACGGGCTCAAGCCCGACGGGCTCAACCTGCTCCAGGCCAATGGCGCCGCCGCCTTCCAGTCGGTGCCGCACTTCCACCTCCACCTCATCCCGCGCTGGAACCACGACGGCAAGGGCTTCGACTGGAAGCTCGTCCCCGGGAATCGCGACCAGATCATGAAGAACGGCGAGCGCCTGCGCGAGCTGCTCAAATAA